A stretch of Candidatus Sphingomonas phytovorans DNA encodes these proteins:
- a CDS encoding SPASM domain-containing protein: MTSATLAASVFNVAVKRDGDAFEAIYNTATGNYLVLDDRLRALYGAIRSGDVLAEDGDILHQAGFAVDRQIDEVESVGIAFNTARQNKYAPHLTITPTMDCNFGCDYCFETHVKGMMSVAVQDRLVAFADGLCESAGPSPALSVTWFGGEPLMGLAVIERLSGMFQERERSGAIGAYKANIITNGYGLSVKTCAMLDHCGVSHVQITLDGPAEVHDSRRFLKRSRGGTFAKIVANIRHIPASMAVLVRMNVDRSNQDRFEDLYRELDAEGLLDRIQVDLAHVENFSRQPTAATVLTAREFAQFKSHAIAVCARNGWPIAHAAPTPSLTGVCQVDSINAFVVSAKGELYKCWAELENDGRCIGRLDDPAGWPRLAKSPLSERDPLDDSECRACALLPTCMGSCPKVRDLNRNFHGKQCPPFKYMFDELVYRQFGPDTSIRKLLY; this comes from the coding sequence ATGACCTCCGCTACGCTCGCCGCGTCTGTGTTCAACGTTGCGGTGAAGCGGGATGGCGACGCGTTCGAGGCCATTTATAATACGGCGACGGGAAATTACCTGGTCCTCGACGATCGGTTGCGCGCGCTCTACGGCGCTATCCGCTCAGGCGATGTGCTGGCGGAGGATGGCGACATTCTCCACCAGGCAGGTTTCGCTGTCGACCGCCAGATCGACGAGGTCGAATCCGTCGGCATCGCCTTCAACACCGCCCGGCAAAACAAATACGCGCCGCATCTGACCATCACCCCGACGATGGATTGCAATTTCGGTTGCGATTATTGTTTCGAAACGCATGTCAAAGGAATGATGAGCGTCGCTGTCCAGGATCGCCTGGTCGCGTTCGCCGATGGCCTTTGCGAGTCGGCCGGGCCATCCCCGGCGCTCAGCGTGACCTGGTTTGGCGGCGAGCCGCTGATGGGGCTCGCGGTGATCGAGCGGCTGAGCGGTATGTTCCAGGAACGCGAGCGCAGCGGCGCGATCGGGGCCTATAAGGCCAACATTATCACGAACGGATATGGGCTGAGCGTCAAGACCTGCGCCATGCTCGATCATTGCGGTGTCTCGCACGTGCAGATCACGCTCGACGGACCGGCCGAGGTGCACGATTCGCGTCGTTTCCTCAAACGGAGCCGGGGCGGCACCTTCGCCAAGATCGTCGCCAACATCCGCCATATTCCCGCGTCGATGGCGGTGCTGGTGCGGATGAATGTCGATCGTTCGAATCAGGACCGGTTCGAGGACCTGTATCGCGAACTGGATGCCGAGGGGCTGCTCGACCGTATCCAGGTCGATCTTGCGCATGTCGAGAATTTCTCCCGTCAGCCGACAGCCGCGACGGTGCTTACCGCGCGCGAGTTCGCGCAGTTCAAGTCCCACGCCATCGCGGTCTGCGCGCGAAACGGCTGGCCGATCGCGCACGCGGCCCCGACGCCGAGCCTCACTGGCGTGTGCCAGGTGGATTCGATCAACGCGTTCGTGGTGTCGGCGAAAGGCGAACTCTACAAATGTTGGGCCGAGCTCGAAAATGACGGGCGCTGCATCGGTCGGCTCGACGATCCGGCGGGATGGCCGCGCCTCGCGAAAAGCCCGCTCAGCGAGCGCGACCCGCTTGACGACAGCGAGTGCCGTGCCTGTGCGCTGCTGCCGACCTGCATGGGCAGCTGTCCTAAAGTGCGCGACCTCAACCGCAATTTCCACGGCAAGCAGTGCCCGCCTTTCAAATATATGTTCGACGAACTGGTCTATCGTCAGTTCGGCCCCGATACGAGCATCCGCAAGCTGCTTTATTGA